In Vespa crabro chromosome 5, iyVesCrab1.2, whole genome shotgun sequence, a single window of DNA contains:
- the LOC124424477 gene encoding protein SCAF11-like isoform X2 — MSPGPDHRQEPVAPDKSNTENSRTEIGNDSANESTILGITEALVVQNINLETTGTRIETISEPTNSQGTTPNSGSDNKQEEPATLSTLNEGELRALLDEAITYKCPKDREGKSNLFKELLQEAEADETEEGRRVVTNSRCLPGSTRRRHKRDSVSERLTHGGSLQNLAQPIASEFDSSFAYLTSGSSHTYGSGKKKNKKYTGPSVSAREREGGSLPSNVNASHSLASLANLDLIFDNKGFSEERTAYDWTNKEKSKSLDKSSSVSSKKEEKEKDKKDSKRDSVSGFYESESELREKKSSKGKYGTNEMLESDNPPPEYKSDYTVIDLSYVEVGAISERNVGSTISGVQQRPHSLDTEDEGIEMKIIEPRRQFIARATVDIAQTPVDTTIKFPICEHNGKQDKSKISVSAEVTGALPFQTYNSAKCVIGGSGNSTNNSQGKGISSLCSMMPASWQIQNNAIELPRCTTQYAIMKDSTISGEKKSLDENGNAVQSYNAERKKRGKKHTQEPNVIVYNAESVVGHRNEDDIDSLLNFIESKESKGKKNKTGNPVRVKSSSGTKPRTREKDSKREQLSAKLQKSNSLEEISKTKLEDLTTEKSISSSGTSSISSQHSTINVALRRAKQRSTGDAAVDCRGDRRSWGTEEGQSIYCNDTGDDYTSRRNSNKKINPEPETEPDFLIVTKKKKTKKQRRSSSGSRAQNLSTAGSYLQNTRGFSNEYRAPLSPELRRKSASSMPPSDKSDSSDLDSVHSLPVTSNTSKHNLSKTATSSGGTPQASYADIARMATMNMSHNSVLNMPVMVPSMLNTASWPRVPPKTPSEPDKLPQDYYPSLDELQHSDRKPKQHGFAHSNHMHNVGLTFEKPPSPTLSKIKNSSDQKKAEAQEEAINKNMQVFKYVQDIEKMQRSLTQQESKHMNLLNCNPHSNETPNVIQPKLNNTAGCNPFDSENNNPNYTNNNKDVVTNVKVNNPRTRRSYSQSNQNIQNQQEELHYRKTGYQDENVKKIHNADGPVVYCETKVNIIGSIDDNEAQKLKGSNNPKSAHETQNADVDSVKTHMKMDKMIKTVKEQSGKSGIVISYNTTKQDNQDDNENKKTKSLMSTATENEQSQKSIETQGSTKKNNTSRPAVILLDETSDFMKGSDLPTELTFGFEINEQLLLSEESVETPPANPTFPSLVQPLLNKPPPNFDRPPAIYDKHVRYDKFPPNFHMQSPNAHVAQQPVHSVMVPSLTYIGYPTRFPPPMFSPPPPPPPPGIIEKYNHQPKEDFSMLYVAPEEDVNIQNYNHDKIVSFVGLAWDAVMRETAETGRIQYYSGQ, encoded by the exons GAAGAACCAGCAACTCTCTCTACTTTGAATGAAGGTGAATTGCGTGCCCTACTAGATGAAGCCATAACTTATAAATGTCCTAAAGATCGAGAAGGAAAATCCAACCTATTCaag GAACTTTTACAAGAAGCTGAAGCTGATGAGACCGAAGAAGGTCGTAGGGTAGTGACTAATTCACGCTGTCTCCCTGGATCTACTCGCAGAAGGCATAAACGAGATTCTGTATCAGAACGCCTCACACACGGAGGTTCTTTACAGAATTTGGCACAACCTATTGCATCAGAGTTTGATAGTAGTTTTGCTTATCTAACATCTGGTTCTAGCCACACTTACGGAAGTggcaagaaaaagaataagaaatacaCAGGTCCTAGTGTTTCcgctagagaaagagaaggtggaTCACTACCGTCTAATGTTAATGCATCCCACAGCCTTGCCTCTTTGGCTAACCTTGATCTCATATTTGACAACAAG GGCTTTTCTGAAGAAAGAACAGCATATGATTGGACTAACAAGGAGAAGTCAAAATCTTTAGATAAATCATCGAGTGTTTCatcaaaaaaggaagagaaagaaaaagataaaaaagatagtaaAAGGGATAGTGTTAGTGGATTTTATGAGTCTGAAAGTGAATTACGTGAGAAGAAAAGTAGTAAAGGAAAATACGGGACAAATGAAATGCTTGAGTCAGATAATCCACCACCAGAGTATAAGTCAGATTACACAGTTATTGATTTAAGTTATGTTGAG GTAGGTGCTATTAGCGAACGGAATGTTGGATCTACAATAAGTGGGGTACAGCAAAGACCTCACTCATTAGACACAGAAGATGAgggaattgaaatgaaaattattgaacCACGTAGACAATTTATAGCACGTGCTACTGTTGATATAGCTCAAACTCCTGTAGATACCACGATCAAATTTCCGATCTGTGAACATAACGGTAAACAggataaatcaaaaatatcaGTTAGTGCAGAGGTGACAGGTGCCCTTCCGTTTCAAACTTATAACAGTGCGAAATGTGTTATTGGTGGTTCAGGAAACAGTACTAACAATAGTCAAGGAAAAGGAATCTCAAGTTTATGTTCCATGATGCCAGCATCTTGGCAGATTCAAAATAATGCGATAG AACTTCCAAGATGTACAACACAGTATGCCATAATGAAAGATTCGACTATTTccggggaaaaaaaatctcttgaTGAAAATGGTAATGCTGTACAAAGTTATAATGCAGAACGAAAGAAACGTGGAAAGAAACACACTCAGGAAcctaatgttattgtttataatgcCGAAAGCGTTGTAGGACATCGTAATGAGGATGATATTGATAGTTTACTTAACTTTATAGAAAGTAAAGAAtctaaaggtaaaaaaaataaaactggtAATCCTGTTAGAGTGAAATCTAGTTCTGGAACAAAACcaagaacaagagaaaaggATTCTAAAAGAGAACAATTATCGGCCAAGTTACAAAAATCGAATTCTTTGgaagaaatatcaaaaacaaAACTTGAGGACCTCACTACAGAAAAAAGCATTAGTTCTAGCGGCACTAGCAGTATCTCCAGTCAACATA gtaCAATAAATGTGGCATTACGTCGTGCAAAACAAAGAAGTACTGGTGATGCTGCGGTAGACTGTCGTGGTGATAGACGTTCTTGGGGAACGGAAGAGGGTCAGTCTATATATTGCAATGATACTGGAGACGATTATACTAGCCGTCGAAAttcaaataagaaaattaatccaGAACCAGAAACAGAACCTGACTTTCTAATAGTtactaagaagaagaagactaaAAAACAACGTAGAAGTTCCAGTGGTAGTAGAGCACAAAATCTATCAACAGCTGGgtcatatttacaaaatacaaGAGGATTTTCTAACGAATATAGAGCACCACTTTCGCCGGAGCTCAGAAGAAAATCTGCAAGCAGTATGCCGCCAAG TGATAAATCGGATAGTAGCGACTTGGACTCAGTCCATTCATTACCTGTCACATCGAATACCTCGAAacataatttatcaaaaacaGCAACCTCTTCCGGAGGAACACCACAAGCAAGTTACGCGGATATAGCTCGAATGGCCACAATGAATATGTCACATAATTCAGTTTTAAATATGCCAGTAATGGTTCCAAGCATGTTAAACACGGCATCTTGGCCAAGAGTTCCACCTAAAACTCCCTCGGAACCGGACAAATTACCTCAAGATTATTATCCAAGTTTGGATGAGTTACAACACTCTGATAGGAAGCCAAAACAGCATGGTTTTGCACATTCAAATCATATGCACAATGTTGGTCTTACTTTTGAAAAACCACCATCGCCAACTTTATCAAAGATTAAGAATTCATCAGATCAAAAGAAGGCAGAAGCTCAGGAGGAGgcaattaacaaaaatatgcaAGTTTTCAAGTATGTCCAGGATATAGAAAAAATGCAGCGAAGTTTAACGCAACAAGAATCAAAACATATGAACTTACTTAATTGCAATCCACATTCAAATGAGACACCAAATGTAATTCAacctaaattaaataatacagcAGGTTGTAATCCATTTGACTCAGAAAACAACAATCctaattatactaataataataaggatgttGTTACGaatgtaaaagtaaataatccTCGAACTAGGAGAAGTTACTCGCAAAGTAatcaaaatattcaaaatcaaCAAGAAGAATTACACTACAGGAAAACTGGATATCAAGATGAAAATGTtaagaaaatacataatgCAGATGGTCCCGTTGTATATTGTGAAACCAAAGTTAACATAATAGGGTCGATAGATGATAATGAGGCACAAAAACTTAAAGGATCGAATAATCCAAAGTCGGCACATGAAACACAAAATGCCGATGTAGACTCTGTTAAAACACATATGAAAAtggataaaatgataaaaactgtGAAAGAGCAATCTGGAAAATCTGGAATCGTGATATCTTACAATACAACTAAGCAAGATAATCaagatgataatgaaaataaaaaaacaaaatcattaATGTCTACTGCAACAGAAAATGAACAATCACAAAAGTCCATAGAAACACAAGGATCtacaaagaagaataatactTCTAGACCTGCAGTTATCTTGTTAGACGAGACATCAGATTTTATGAAAGGTAGTGATTTACCGACAGAGTTAACCTTTGGATTTGAGATCAATGAGCAACTTTTACTTTCCGAGGAATCTGTGGAAACTCCACCTGCTAATCCTACATTTCCTTCCTTGGTTCAACCACTTCTTAATAAACCACCTCCGAATTTTGACAGGCCTCCTGCTATCTACGATAAACATGTGAGATACGATAAATTTCCTCCAAATTTTCATATGCAATCGCCTAACGCTCACGTGGCCCAACAACCTGTACATTCTGTTATGGTTCCATCTTTAACATATATTGGATATCCAACAAGGTTTCCACCACCAATGTTttcaccacctccaccacctccaccacctgGTATCATAGAGAAATACAATCATCAACCAAAGGAAGATTTTTCGATGCTATATGTAGCACCTGAAGAAGATGTGAATATACAGAATTATAATCACGACAAAATTGTCTCATTTGTTGGATTAG CGTGGGATGCTGTTATGAGAGAGACAGCAGAAACAGGCagaatacaatattatagtgGACAGTGA